In the Epinephelus lanceolatus isolate andai-2023 chromosome 6, ASM4190304v1, whole genome shotgun sequence genome, one interval contains:
- the prrc2c gene encoding protein PRRC2C isoform X2, translating to MSEKSGQSTKAKDGKTKYATLSLFNTYKGKSLETQKTAVAARHGLQSLGKVAASRRMPPPANLPSLKAENKGNDPNVNIVPKDGSGWASRTEGGEDRQQDTPPPQNKPAVLQPQEPSIGGSRSWANSKPTQLDGAPRVSSHFHQEFPSLQAAGEVEKGEGQEEEPYGPGPSLRPQNVGSWREGGGRNLNTAPSPPEMDNRGPEEVGTGLGTSTPPGEAEEPGRNVTTDVQREKRDGRERLPPSAPPPQPKLNGGQQPPAGVPTHFDPAFRSMMPPYMFHAYPQMTFGPGQGNFRYPVPQDGAKGPRSTRPQQPPPQSWLQDPDRPSIISATELKELDNLDTDADEGWAGAQMEVDYTEKLNFSDDEENQAAKDKRENWEWMGKVERIRSRPQEGQEGWKEGAEDRGGSKTSWADGDPRAPSPGSMGQYNKSAPPQDFQGGSRSVGGGAPRVAKPQAAAASGADEDPEAWRQKRKKAPEVSEAVERARRRREEEERRMEEQRLAACAEKLKRLNEKHRQATEGKSPIPQTTSDEAGSAQEEEASSAPAPVSSPAPSIPVSQSQAPIMQAPLPERVERDRERMERERERVEPSVEEEVLLPRQPSPPVQRPVAVAPEPQSEGESSLAEVGPLMEENQTDRTPVPIRDYFNIEDNRVDEPHLSLPHMDTPSGEEVPVAPPQLEGEAAAAMRPSLTSGYSKQFQKSLPPRFLRQQEQMKQQQWQQQQHQSGGSVSPSGGGGVSAPQQQQQQQQQQQQQQQQQQHRSMYQPMGPHHQHLASMGFDPRWLMMQSYMDPRMMSGRPPMDMPTNIHPGRMPPKQIVRREPGDNSSSSSDSFDHLTRPIRDHGLPSDSRMVWGSDPYPQSEPLPSVTPPKGREDGKEPRMDSGLDLDRGLPAMYPQDHSALDSHKSNFFQDPTESLSAFTQGPEDASGPLDRVPVGSAFDPEEPGLPSGEEVEALGQAMLQRSVSQGSSHSLKLDEPRFDGLPLGTKSLELQDTGERADDKPQNELYPQAAVTSNRATPPADGLHKQEKLPLPAPSKQKAELRWGGRSGAGRREGPGGERPVRRSGPIKKPVLRDMKEEREQREEREKRHERGERGDRSKKDQLSKAPSAAAAVSEGSRPQGEGKREAAEAEETQTGHQRVRDSQPSSGAPTSSSQEEKTDKPPSNDKHPEPKLPSRKESNLPPRSYRREEREREREREKEIDKDREREWPVDSNFKGRGRGEYYSRGRSYRGTYSGRGRGSRGRSRAEYNYREPRSRSDLPSAGGAAAFRNREESETRSESSDFEVIPKRRRRRGSDTDSESEGGRESASDTGPSDREPSTKPSRPLRRELPGEGRPGPHKPGFGPPHMGERVGPRGDDESRPKPGFLPKGEPSRRGRGGLYSRRGGARERGGPRSGPLRRPGTRESSSQWPSKPMETFRPEDAESTPRYDNPAADRRPPKSDGKKFGDGAPQSSRERPRRSRPARPPRQDKPPRFRRLKEREAAVLASGETAPSPPVPLLPVPATAAVPSSAPAPISLSPTLSRAPGTPVTVPAEVASTMPAPDLSSPVEAPLPETSSPTITAVGTKSPDLSNQNSSDQANEEWETASESSDFNERREREERKGALEAANEAATASAPAPAPPQGSLTPSKSPPEGGVTPKREGAPAAKRSFSSQRPTERQNRRGNSGAKPGRSYTGGKGERRGGAKAGRKGPAAQQNADGTGQTAGGASQRPTKDQSGRRKDEAKQAAKKPKENALSQFDLNNYASVVIIDDHPEVTTTEDPQSSANDDGFTEVVSRKQQKRLQDEEKRKKEEQTTQNWSKKGSGEKGRGGGGKLPPRFAKKQSSQQQQQQQQQQQQQQQQQQASQSQPPVASTPQAQQQPSISAPQHPHHAPSQPAASPQTLEGTVAPMPSIPSATVDFTPKSLPPAPTQTHSTLGTELWENKVAGSTVLPEVKKLGPISPPQPPSVSAWNKPLTSFTGTVSSEGVKPGSEGSVELAIDSIQFGAPSSAGSTDSDGVPALLETGSENKLPAPKEQRQKQPRAGPIKTQKLPEMEPVETKEYKPGPIGKERSLKNRKAKDARGGEGEGMEAGVPGGGVSRATDSSPPTSDTTVPELGGDIEGMITVPSAEYNSNSKESVTDYTTPSSSMADSVPTVVNKIEESLVANVALPHSLPLPRRETLQQSSSLSTVSPATVDLTLKMESARKAWENSPSLEKNSPVTSSSSPITSCASSYSTFSSASMPQIPVASVTPSTSLSGSGTYTTSSLSTKTTTASDPPNICKVKPQQLQGGSLSSSSSSSSSSSFSQLGCVPPLLPQQQQTPQVYVSQSAAGSAAQIPAFYMDTSHLFSTPHPRLAPPSLAQQQGFQPGLSQPTAVQQIPIPIYAPLQGQPQHQHQHQHQHQHQHQHTHQAQLGLSTGPPVSQPQDLFSSSLQPYRSQQAFMQSSLSQPSMMLSGPSLHSYPGVQAPELGKPQSNLAYQQASSTQHIPILFEPQLNQPSGMGGSQLIDTHLLQARQGMSQHSNMYSGQVQQHGQSSYYSNTQSPSSAMQQVTVPLPSSQLSLPNFGSGGGQPLLALPPTPPQAQPPNINRQPPVSQPYRGIMGPSHSMMQPPTSKMDMDLKLFGSGMDVKPGTPPVGARSTTPTSSHYRASSTSPSSQSSKINSMLYQKQFQPSSAGMRMTQHFPGQFNPQILSQPNIVSPLVRPPHANSFAGGVQRSPMGPPMSPNVGGGLMPHPRPQHPQHSQHPPRGPPGPSLAPRGTQAALKAEQDLKAKQRAEVLQSTHKFFSEQQQQQQQLKTPQVSKVSRLDQGGKPPLDSSASNHQAVGDRQDSDKPPISTAKPIRTGPIKPQAIKPEEGK from the exons ATGTCCGAGAAGTCAGGGCAGAGCACCAAGGCAAAGGATGGCAAAACAAAGTATGCAACCCTTAGCCTCTTCAACACCTACAAGGGCAAATCTCTGGAAACCCAGAAAACTGCAG TGGCTGCCAGACATGGGCTCCAAAGTTTGGGCAAAGTTGCTGCCAGCCGGCGCATGCCCCCTCCGGCCAACCTGCCCAGCCTAAAGGCAGAGAACAAGGGAAACGACCCCAACGTCAACATTGTCCCCAAAGACGGTAGTGGCTGGGCATCTCGAACTGAGGGAGGGGAGGACAG GCAACAGGACACGCCCCCACCCCAGAACAAACCAGCAGTGCTCCAGCCACAAGAGCCTTCTATTGGGGGCAGCCGCTCCTGGGCCAACAGCAAGCCTACACAGCTAGACG GAGCTCCTCGTGTGAGCAGCCATTTTCACCAGGAGTTTCCCAGCCTGCAGGCGGCTGGTGAGGTGGAAAAAGGGGAAGGTCAAGAAGAGGAGCCTTATGGACCAGGCCCTAGCCTCAGACCTCAAA ATGTTGGCAGTTGGCGTGAAGGTGGAGGCAGGAATTTGAACACTGCACCCAGCCCCCCTGAGATGGACAACAGGGGTCCGGAGGAGGTTGGTACGGGACTTGGTACCTCTACACCACCAGGGGAAGCTGAAGAGCCAGGGCGAAACGTAACCACTGACGTCCAGAGGGAGAAGAGGGATGGCAGGGAGAGGTTGCCTCCCTCTGCTCCCCCTCCTCAGCCCAAACTTAATGGGGGGCAGCAGCCTCCTGCTGGGGTGCCAACTCACTTTGACCCTGCTTTCAGGAGCATGATGCCACCCTAC ATGTTCCACGCCTATCCTCAAATGACTTTTGGCCCAGGACAAGGAAACTTCAGATACCCTGTACCACAAGATGGAGCAAA GGGTCCTCGTTCAACACGACCCCAGCAGCCTCCCCCTCAGTCCTGGCTCCAGGACCCAGACAGACCCTCTATCATCAGTGCAACGGAACTTAAAGAGCTGGACAACTTAGACACGGATGCTGATGAGGGCTGGGCAG GAGCTCAGATGGAGGTGGACTACACTGAGAAACTGAACTTcagtgatgatgaggagaaCCAAGCTGCTAAAGACAAAAGAGAAAACTG GGAGTGGATGGGTAAAGTGGAGCGTATAAGATCTCGGCCACAAGAAGGTCAGGAGGGCTGGAAGGAGGGTGCTGAGGACCGTGGGGGCAGTAAAACCTCATGGGCCGATGGCGATCCCAGAGCGCCATCACCTGGCAGTATGGGACAGTACAATAAGTCAGCTCCTCCACAGGACTTCCAG GGTGGCAGTCGTTCTGTTGGTGGCGGAGCTCCACGAGTAGCCAAACCTCAGGCTGCTGCAGCATCTGGTGCCGACGAGGACCCTGAGGCCTGGAGACAGAAGCGCAAGAAAGCACCAGAAGTTTCTGAAGCTGTAGAACGAGCAAGGCGgcggagagaagaagaggagcgGCGGATGGAAGAACAGCGGCTTGCTGCTTGTGCTGAAAAACTTAAACGTCTCAATGAAAAACACCGACAGGCAACTGAGGGCAAATCACCTATTCCTCAGACCACCAGTGATGAAGCAGGATCTGCGCAAGAGGAAGAGGCCTCATCAGCTCCTGCTCCTGTATCCAGTCCTGCACCTTCAATCCCAGTTTCACAATCACAGGCCCCAATCATGCAAGCTCCTCTACCTGAGAGGGTGGAGCGAGACAGGGAGAGGATGGAGCGAGAACGAGAGAGAGTAGAACCAAGTGTAGAGGAGGAGGTTCTCTTGCCTCGTCAGCCCAGTCCACCCGTCCAGAGACCTGTGGCCGTAGCTCCAGAGCctcagagtgagggagagagctCCTTGGCTGAGGTCGGCCCCCTGATGGAGGAGAaccagacagacaggacaccagTGCCTATCCGAGACTATTTCAACATAGAGGACAACAGAG TGGATGAGCCCCACCTGTCTCTGCCTCACATGGACACCCCCAGTGGTGAGGAGGTCCCTGTGGCACCACCACAGCTGGAAGGAGAGGCAGCAGCTGCTATGCGTCCCTCTCTCACCTCAGGCTATTCCAAACAGTTTCAAAAGTCTTTGCCACCTCGTTTCctcagacagcag GAGCAGATGAAGCAGCAACAatggcaacagcagcaacaccagagcgggggctccgtgtcCCCATCAGGTGGTGGCGGTGTTTCAGccccccagcagcagcagcagcagcagcagcagcagcagcagcagcagcagcagcaacaacaccgCTCCATGTATCAACCCATGGGCCCCCACCACCAGCACCTGGCTTCCATGGGGTTTGACCCTCGCTGGCTCATGATGCAATCCTACATGGACCCCCGCATGATGTCAGGACGTCCTCCCATGGACATGCCAACTAACATTCACCCTG GGAGGATGCCTCCTAAGCAAATAGTGCGCAGAGAGCCTGGTGACaactccagctccagctctgaCTCCTTTGACCATTTGACTCGACCTATTCGTGACCATGGCCTGCCGTCAGACTCCCGGATGGTATGGGGATCAGACCCATACCCACAATCAGAGCCGTTACCATCTGTAACTCCTCCAAAAGGACGGGAGGATGGCAAGGAGCcaag GATGGACTCTGGTTTGGATCTGGACAGGGGTCTCCCAGCTATGTATCCCCAGGATCACAGTGCATTGGACTCTCATAAAAGTAACTTCTTCCAGGACCCTACAGAGTCCCTGTCAGCATTTACCCAGGGCCCAGAGGATGCGTCGGGGCCTCTAGACAGGGTCCCTGTAGGCTCAGCGTTTGATCCTGAGGAGCCAGGCCTACCCAGTGGTGAAGAAGTAGAAGCTCTTGGTCAAGCTATGCTTCAGAGGAGTGTCTCCCAGGGCTCCAGTCACTCCCTCAAGTTGGATGAGCCCAGGTTTGACGGGCTACCCCTGGGAACAAAATCGCTGGAGCTACAGGATACAGGAGAACGAGCTGATGATAAGCCCCAAAATGAACTCTACCCCCAGGCTGCAGTGACTAGCAACAGGGCTACACCTCCTGCTGATGGATTACACAAACAAGAGAAGCTGCCCCTGCCAGCACCTAGCAAGCAGAAAGCTGAGCTGCGCTGGGGTGGGAGATCAGGGGCCGGACGCAGAGAAGGACCAGGGGGAGAGAGACCTGTCCGCAGGTCTGGGCCAATAAAGAAGCCTGTCCTAAGGGACatgaaagaagagagagagcaaagagaagagagagagaagcgtCATGAGAGAGGGGAAAGGGGAGACCGGTCCAAAAAGGATCAGTTATCAAAAGCTccctctgcagctgctgctgtgtctgaGGGCTCCAGACCTCAGGGTGAGGGGAAGAGAGAAGCTGCCGAGGCTGAGGAAACACAGACTGGCCATCAGAGAGTCAGAGACTCCCAGCCTTCATCTGGAGCTCCCACatcttcctctcaggaggagaAAACAGACAAGCCGCCCAGCAATGACAAACATCCAGAACCCAAACTACCCTCCAGGAAAGAGTCGAATCTTCCTCCACGTTCCTACCGACGAGAGGAAAGGGAGAGGGAACGTGAGAGGGAGAAGGAAATAGAcaaggacagagaaagagagtggcCTGTTGACTCAAATTTCAAAGGACGTGGTCGAGGGGAATATTATTCCAGAGGAAGGAGCTACCGGGGTACTTACAGTGGCCGAGGCAGGGGAAGTCGCGGTCGAAGCCGGGCAGAGTACAATTACCGAGAGCCCCGTTCGCGCTCTGATTTACCTTCTGCTGGAGGTGCTGCTGCCTTTCGCAACAGGGAGGAAAGCGAAACACGCAGCGAGAGCTCAGACTTTGAGGTTATACCAAAACGTAGACGGCGTCGTGGTTCAGACACAGATTCTGAAAGTGAAGGTGGGAGAGAGTCTGCCAGTGATACTGGACCCTCTGACCGTGAGCCTAGCACTAAACCTAGCCGTCCATTGAGACGAGAGCTCCCTGGGGAAGGCCGGCCTGGGCCCCACAAGCCAGGCTTTGGACCTCCTCACATGGGTGAAAGGGTTGGACCAAGAGGGGACGATGAAAGCAGACCCAAGCCAGGATTCCTTCCTAAAGGGGAGCCTTCTCggcgaggaagaggaggactaTACAGTAGACGAGGTGGAGCAAGGGAACGCGGTGGCCCTCGCTCAGGCCCTCTCAGACGGCCAGGAACTAGAGAGTCCTCTTCTCAGTGGCCCTCTAAACCCATGGAGACATTCAGGCCTGAGGACGCTGAGTCCACACCAAGATATGACAATCCTGCTGCTGACAGACGACCCCCTAAGTCTGATGGCAAGAAATTTGGGGATGGTGCTCCTCAAAGTAGTAGAGAAAGGCCTCGCCGATCCAGACCAGCACGGCCTCCAAGGCAAGATAAACCACCCCGCTTTAGGCGCTTGAAAGAGCGTGAGGCTGCAGTGTTAGCGAGTGGTGAAACGGCCCCAAGTCCCCCTGTCCCTCTCCTCCCAGtgcctgctactgctgctgtccCTAGCTCTGCCCCTGCCCCAATCTCCCTCTCACCAACTCTTTCTAGAGCTCCAGGAACCCCTGTAACTGTGCCTGCAGAAGTGGCTTCCACTATGCCTGCACCTGACTTGTCCTCCCCTGTAGAAGCACCCTTGCCTGAGACCAGCAGCCCCACCATCACTGCAGTCGGTACCAAATCACCTGACTTGTCTAACCAGAACTCTTCAGATCAAGCCAATGAGGAATGGGAGACTGCCTCCGAGAGCAGCGACTTCAACGAAaggagagagcgagaggaaaggaaaggagccCTGGAGGCTGCTAATGAAGCAGCCACTGCCTCTGCCCCGGCACCTGCACCCCCCCAGGGCTCTTTGACCCCCAGTAAAAGCCCTCCTGAGGGAGGGGTGACTCCAAAACGTGAAGGGGCTCCTGCAGCCAAGAGGAGTTTCTCAAGTCAGAGGcctacagagagacagaatcgTAGAGGCAACAGTGGAGCCAAACCAGGCCGGAGCTACACAGGGGgcaagggagagaggaggggaggggccAAAGCTGGCCGCAAAGG CCCTGCAGCTCAGCAGAACGCAGACGGGACAGGACAGACAGCTGGAGGAGCATCACAGAGGCCTACAAAAGACCAGTCTGGCCGTCGCAAAGATGAGGCCAAACAGGCCGCCAAGAAGCCCAAAGAGAATGCTCTCTCTCAGTTTGATCTCAACAATTATGCCA GTGTTGTGATCATTGATGACCATCCAGAGGTCACCACCACAGAGGACCCGCAATCCAGCGCCAATGATGACGGCTTCACTGAGGTGGTCTCCCGCAAGCAACAAAAACGCCTGCAAGATGAAGAGAAACGGAAAAAGGAAGAGCAGACTACTCAG AACTGGAGTAAAAAAGGCTCTGGTGAGAAgggcagaggaggtggaggaaagCTGCCACCAAGATTTGCTAAAAAGCAGTCatcacaacaacagcagcaacaacaacagcaacaacaacaacaacagcagcagcaacaggccTCACAGTCTCAGCCTCCTGTAGCCTCTACACCCCAGGCCCAACAGCAGCCCTCCATTTCTGCTCCCCAGCACCCTCACCATGCTCCCTCCCAGCCTGCTGCATCCCCTCAGACTCTGGAAGGCACAGTGGCTCCAATGCCCTCCATCCCCTCTGCCACTGTGGACTTTACCCCAAAGAGCCTACCCCCCGcccccacacagacacacagcactcTGGGTACAGAACTGTGGGAGAACAAGGTAGCGGGCTCCACTGTCCTTCCCGAAGTCAAGAAGC TTGGTCCAATCAGCCCTCCCCAGCCACCCTCTGTGAGTGCCTGGAACAAACCTCTTACCTCCTTTACTGGCACTGTCTCCTCTGAG GGTGTGAAGCCTGGATCAGAGGGCAGTGTGGAATTGGCAATAGACAGTATTCAGTTTGGAGCGCCATCGTCTGCAGGCAGCACTGACAGTGACGGAGTTCCAGCGTTGCTAGAAACTGGCTCTGAAAACAAACTACCTGCTCCCAaagaacagagacagaaacaaccTCGAGCTGGCCCAATCAAAACACAGAAG CTTCCTGAAATGGAACCAGTGGAAACCAAGGAGTACAAGCCGGGTCCCATCGGTAAAGAGCGCTCTTTAAAGAACCGCAAGGCCAAAGACGCACGTGGAGGAGAAGGCGAGGGGATGGAGGCAGGAGTCCCTGGAGGAGGCGTCAGTAGAGCCACAGACTCCAGTCCTCCCACCAGTGACACCACAGTACCAGAGCTGGGAGGAGACATTGAGGGCATGATCACAGTCCCCTCAGCAGAGTACAACAGTAACTCTAAG GAGTCTGTCACTGACTACACCACACCTTCCTCCTCAATGGCTGACAGTGTTCCCACAGTGGTGAACAAAATAGAAGAGAGTTTGGTGGCAAAT GTGGCACTACCCCACTCATTGCCCCTTCCTCGACGAGAGACCCTGCAGCAGAGCTCCAGCCTCAGCACTGTCTCTCCTGCTACTGTTGACCTAACACTAAAG ATGGAATCGGCTCGTAAGGCATGGGAGAATTCCCCAAGTCTAGAGAAGAACTCTCCagtcacctcctcctcctcccccatcACCTCCTGTGCATCCTCATACTCCACGTTCTCCTCGGCCTCCATGCCACAGATCCCTGTGGCTTCTGTTACCCCCAGCACCTCACTGTCAG GTTCTGGTACGTATACCACATCATCCCTCAGCACCAAGACCACCACGGCCTCTGACCCCCCTAACATCTGTAAGGTGAAGCCCCAGCAGCTGCAGGGTGGGAGTTTGTCCTCCtccagcagtagcagtagtagcagcagcTTCTCTCAGTTGGGCTGTGTGCCTCCCCTCCtgccccagcagcagcagacccCACAGGTGTACGTCTCTCAGTCTGCAGCAG GTTCTGCAGCTCAGATCCCAGCCTTCTACATGGACACTAGCCACCTCTTCAGTACCCCCCACCCTCGCTTGGCGCCTCCCTCCCTGGCGCAGCAGCAAGGTTTCCAGCCCGGCCTCTCGCAG CCGACAGCGGTGCAGCAGATTCCCATTCCTATCTACGCTCCACTGCAAGGTCAGCCgcaacaccaacaccaacaccaacatcaacaccaacaccaacaccaacacacacaccaggctCAGCTTGGACTCAGCACTGGTCCTCCAGTTTCCCAGCCACAGGACCTCTTCAGCTCCTCACTGCAGCCTTACAG GTCTCAGCAGGCGTTCATGCAGAGCAGCCTGTCACAGCCCTCCATGATGCTGTCAGGACCATCCTTGCACAGCTATCCTGGCGTGCAGGCACCTGAGCTGGGCAAGCCTCAGTCTAATCTGGCCTATCAGCAGGCTTCCTCCACCCAGCACATTCCCATTCTGTTTGAGCCGCAGCTAAACCAGCCTTCTGGCATGGGAGGCTCCCAGCTCATTGATACACACCTGCTGCAG GCTCGACAGGGGATGAGTCAGCATTCAAACATGTACTCGGGGCAAGTGCAACAACATGGCCAGAGTAGCTACTACAGCAACACTCAGTCGCCCAGCTCTGCAATGCAACAG GTGACAGTCCCTCTGCCAAGTTCCCAGCTGTCCCTTCCGAACTTTGGCTCGGGTGGAGGCCAGCCTCTCCTGGCGCTGCCTCCGACCCCTCCCCAGGCCCAGCCCCCCAACATCAACCGTCAGCCTCCAGTCTCCCAGCCATACCGAGGCATCATGGGCCCCAGCCACAGCATGATGCAGCCTCCCACCAGCAAG ATGGACATGGATCTGAAGCTCTTTGGTAGTGGGATGGATGTAAAGCCTGGAACCCCTCCTGTCGGCGCCAGGAGCACTACACCCACCTCCAGCCATTACAG AGCCAGCTCCACGTCTCCTAGCAGCCAGTCCAGTAAGATCAACAGCATGCTGTACCAGAAGCAGTTTCAGCCCAGCTCTGCCGGCATGAGAATGACGCAGCACTTCCCTGGCCAGTTCAACCCACAG ATTCTGTCTCAGCCCAACATCGTCTCTCCTCTTGTTAGACCTCCTCACGCAAACTCGTTTGCTGGAGGTGTCCAGCGCTCTCCCATGGGCCCTCCAATGTCACCCAATGTGGGTGGTGGTCTCATGCCCCATCCCCGGCCTCAGCACCCACAGCACAGCCAGCACCCTCCCCGAGGACCTCCTGGCCCCTCGCTTGCACCCAGAGGCACACAGGCGGCTCTAAAGGCTGAACAGGACCTAAAG GCAAAGCAGCGGGCCGAGGTGCTCCAGTCCACTCATAAGTTCttctcagagcagcagcagcaacagcagcagctcaagACCCCGCAAGTCAGCAAAGTGTCTCGGCTTGATCAGGGGGGGAAACCCCCTCTCGACAGCTCTGCCTCAAACCACCAGGCAGTCGGCGACCGCCAAGATTCCGACAAGCCCCCCATCTCCACGGCCAAGCCCATACGGACTGGCCCCATAAAACCGCAGGCCATCAAACCAGAAGAGGGCAAGTAA